The Bartonella grahamii subsp. shimonis region ATTAAAAGCAACACGTTGAAAAAATGGGTGTTTTTTTTAAACACCACCTCCATTTTTCTTTTAGCGACGCAAACCTAACTTCTTGATAAGTGTCTGATAACGATTTTGGTCAACTCCTTTAAGATAATCAAGAAGGCGCCGGCGTTGAGATACCATCTTCAAAAGACCACGACGAGAATGATTATCCTTTTTGTGAGATTTAAAGTGGTTTGTTAAATTAGAAATACGTTCAGAAAGCACAGCAACCTGCACTTCTGGTGATCCTGTATCACCAACTTTGTTTGCGTATTCTGCGACAAGAGCTTGTTTACGTTCAGCTGTAATCGACATCGTATTATCCTTTCCAAAAACGAAGAAACATAAAGTCACCCATAGCCGAGATGTCGTTCAGCAAGGGTCTGTGAGAAAACAAGAAAAGTCTGAGACTCTTACCTATTTTCGTCCTTATATAGGAAAGAAGGTTAAAATACTAGTCCTTGA contains the following coding sequences:
- the rpsO gene encoding 30S ribosomal protein S15, which encodes MSITAERKQALVAEYANKVGDTGSPEVQVAVLSERISNLTNHFKSHKKDNHSRRGLLKMVSQRRRLLDYLKGVDQNRYQTLIKKLGLRR